A stretch of the Lolium perenne isolate Kyuss_39 chromosome 3, Kyuss_2.0, whole genome shotgun sequence genome encodes the following:
- the LOC127321476 gene encoding mannose/glucose-specific lectin-like: protein MKVGPWGPQGGQPQDINKASKPQSLVSITICSSESEDGRIFGFSFVYKDQNRKPLPIGPWGKIDPEHNISKINMDPDEYLVQVFGTTDGTGITSLKLVTNKQPYGPYGYPAGAAFVVTLQPNNGEVVAFFGCSGNTLTALGVYVLGKNGLPVKIGPWGGSGQPVDITMPVKLKQVSVYSTQKIGERIKGFSFVYVDQHVKPTSAGPWGTVKGHENLPFSMSPGEYVNNFSGTFDDYGVTSLKFTTNQQNVHGPYGYPSGTAFSVPLPNDRDDNGAMVGFFGHSGESLMALGIYVGLVSNEP, encoded by the exons ATGAAGGTTGGTCCATGGGGTCCGCAGGGTGGACAACCTCAAGACATCAATAAAGCAAGCAAGCCCCAATCCCTGGTGAGCATCACCATCTGTAGCTCCGAGTCCGAGGATGGCCGTATCTTTGGCTTCTCCTTCGTCTACAAGGACCAGAATAGGAAGCCCCTCCCTATCGGCCCCTGGGGCAAGATTGACCCGGAACACAACATCAGTAAAATCAACATGGATCCCGACGAGTACCTCGTCCAGGTGTTTGGCACCACCGACGGCACCGGCATCACCTCGCTCAAGCTGGTCACCAACAAGCAGCCGTACGGGCCGTATGGCTACCCGGCAGGGGCCGCCTTCGTGGTGACGTTGCAGCCGAACAATGGCGAGGTGGTTGCCTTCTTCGGCTGCTCCGGCAACACCCTCACGGCGCTCGGCGTCTACGTGCTGGGGAAGAATGGTTTACCGGTCAAGATCGGTCCGTGGGGAGGATCCGGCCAACCCGTGGACATCACCATGCCAGTCAAGCTTAAGCAGGTCAGCGTCTACAGCACCCAGAAAATAGGAGAGCGCATCAAAGGCTTCTCCTTCGTCTACGTCGACCAGCATGTCAAGCCCACATCTGCCGGCCCCTGGGGCACGGTCAAAGGACATGAGAATCTGCCG TTTTCCATGAGCCCAGGCGAGTATGTGAACAATTTCTCTGGCACTTTCGACGACTACGGCGTGACCTCGCTCAAGTTCACCACCAACCAGCAGAATGTGCACGGCCCGTACGGGTACCCCTCGGGGACTGCCTTTAGCGTGCCGCTGCCGAACGACCGCGATGACAACGGCGCCATGGTCGGCTTCTTCGGCCACTCTGGGGAGAGCCTCATGGCCCTCGGCATCTACGTCGGGCTCGTGTCCAACGAACCATGA